From Clostridiaceae bacterium:
CGGCGTCTCAATCGGGCACATACGTCCATAATGGGAATGGTGAACATCGCGAACCTCGAATCCTGCTCTTTCCCTGCTCAGTCCGCCAGGTCCGAGCGCACTTAAACGCCTCTTATGAGTAAGCTCTGCAAGAGGATTTGTCTGATCCATAAATTGTGAAAGCTGACTGCTTCCAAAGAATTCCTTAATCGCAGCAGCTACAGGTCTTATATTTATTAATGCCTGGGGAGTGACTATATCAATATCCTGTATAGTCATTCTCTCCCGGACAACTCTTTCCATTCTAGCCAGACCAATTCTAAACTGGTTTTGAAGCAGTTCTCCAACTGAACGCAACCTTCTGTTGCCCAGATGGTCTATATCGTCTATTGTTCCAATTCCATAACTTAAACCTACAAGATAATTAATAGAAGAAATAATATCCTCCCGGGTAATATGTTTGGGTGCTAATTCATCTGCTCTTTCTTTTAAAGCTCTTTTTATCTCAGCCTCTGTCTTCTTTTCATTAAGAATTTCACGTAAAACATCATATCTTACAAATTCAGGAATACCTATATCTGATATATTAAAATCAATGTATGATTTTATATTTACAGTATTATTTCCTATAACCCTTACTCTCTTTCCTTCAATATCCAGATATACCGAATTAATACCCAGATTCTGAATCTTCGCCGCTGTTTGCCTGTTAATTACTTCACCCTCAGCAACAATAAATTCTCCGGTCTCAGGATCAACTATATTTTCAGCAGCCCTAAATCCATTAATCCTGGAAGCAATAGAAAGCTTCTTGTTAAATTTAAACCTACCAACTTTTGCCAAGTCATATCTTTTAGCATCAAAAAACAAACCATGTATAAGAGAAGTTGCATTTTCAACTGCAGGTGGTTCACCGGGCCTCAATCTTTTATATATTTCCAACAGGCCTTCTTCCTCAGTTTTTGCATTATCTTTTTGTATGGTTGCAAGAATTCTCTCATCTTCTCCCATTAAATCTGTAATACTTATATCAGTTCCATATCCCATTGCCCTTATTAAAACACTCAGGGGCAACTTCCTTGTTCTATCAATTCTTACATATAATACATCATTGGAATCGGTCTCATATTCCAGCCATGCTCCCCTATTAGGAATTACAGTTGCAGAATATAGTTTTTTTCCTGTCTTATCTATCTTCATGGAATAGTAAATGCCCGGGGATCGTACCAACTGGCTTACTATTACCCTTTCAGCACCGTTTATGATAAAAGTTCCATTATCTGTCATTAACGGAAAATCGCCCATAAATATTTCCTGTTCTTTTACTTCACCAGTCTCTTTATTTATAAGGCGAACTTTTACTTTTAAAGGGGCAGAATATGTAGTATCCCTTTCCTTACATTCATCTACACTGTATTTGGGTTTATCATCCAGGGAATAGTCTACAAATTCAAGAATTAAATTGCCTGTGTAATCAGTAATCGGGGATACGTCCCTGAACACTTCCCTAAGACCCTCTGATAGAAACCAATTGTAGGAATTTTTCTGAACTTCTATAAGATTAGGCATTTCTAATACTTCTTTGATTCTAGAATAACTCATTCTAGTATTTCTTCCCAGTTGTACGGGATGAACCATAAAATCACCTCATAAGATTCTACATTTTTTGCTGAACAGTATAGTAACAAACTATTTTCCTTGTATTTCTGAATAAATTTCATAAAAGTACATATAATAATTATTATTACTTTCTCATAACTATTAAATTATTATTAACATTTATTGTTTTATTTATTCTCCTATGTTATAATAAGAGTATAGGGATGAATTTTCTTTATATAAAATATAAAAGAAAATATGACACATCACCCCAGATTATAACGCAGTTTATAATTGTAACATACCATTATTTACTTGTCAATTCTTTTTATTTTTTCATTTTTCCATGTAAAATGCAAATTTAAATGACATTGATTTTTTGGGTAATTTTCTGATAATATATATTTTTTTGTTCAGCCGGGGATTTATTTAATAAAAGTATGTTTTTCAGTGAGAGGAGTTTTGTATTTAATATTTCTTATTTCTAAAAACGAATAAAGGGAATCCCTTACTGGAACTCCCTTTGTAATTGAAACTTATGCAACCAAATTATTTAATTTCTACAGTTGCGCCAACTTCCTTAAATTTAGCTTCGATCTGGGCAGCTACATCCTTTGGAACGTTTTCTTTAACTGGCTTTGGAGCTGATTCAACCAGATCTTTTGCTTCTTTAAGCCCTAATCCGGTTACTTCTCTAACAACCTTGATAACCTTAATCTTTTCTGGTCCAACATCCTTTAATATTACGTCAAATTCTGTCTTTTCTTCTACTGCTGCGGGAGCTGCTGCGCCACCTGCTGCAGGAGCTGCTGCTACTGCAACTGGAGCTGCTGCTGATACTCCGAATTCTTCTTCCAAAGCTTTAACTAATTCTGATAATTCTAATACTGTCAATGCCTTTACATCTTCAATTAACTTTGTAACTTTTTCACTAGCCATTTTACTTACCTCCAAATCATTAATCCGAATTTTTTATTATCTTCAACATACAATTAAATT
This genomic window contains:
- the rplL gene encoding 50S ribosomal protein L7/L12, with protein sequence MASEKVTKLIEDVKALTVLELSELVKALEEEFGVSAAAPVAVAAAPAAGGAAAPAAVEEKTEFDVILKDVGPEKIKVIKVVREVTGLGLKEAKDLVESAPKPVKENVPKDVAAQIEAKFKEVGATVEIK